The following coding sequences lie in one Deltaproteobacteria bacterium genomic window:
- a CDS encoding DUF2071 domain-containing protein: MSVPAAFLTARWEDLALVTWRVPAAMLLSYLPPGLEPDRLPDDPDDVAYVSFVAFRFLDTKVKGIAVPLHTDFPEVNLRAYVREREGGRRGVTFIAELVPKHAIAMVANLVYHEHYRTVPMQCEVVDELDVRRLHMRIELGGRIHALTIEGDRATVVPPSDSREAFFKEHEWGFGRDGRGGLVVYRVHHPIWAVYPTDPSRLSLAVDFAELYGEPWGYLDQVPPCHVAYAVGSEIAVYPRDS; the protein is encoded by the coding sequence GTGTCCGTGCCTGCCGCGTTCCTGACCGCTCGCTGGGAAGACCTCGCGCTCGTCACCTGGCGGGTGCCGGCCGCAATGCTGCTGTCGTACCTGCCGCCGGGCCTCGAGCCCGATCGCCTGCCGGACGATCCCGACGACGTCGCCTACGTCAGCTTCGTGGCGTTCCGCTTCCTCGACACCAAGGTGAAGGGCATCGCGGTGCCGCTGCACACCGATTTCCCCGAGGTCAACCTTCGCGCGTACGTGCGCGAACGCGAGGGTGGGCGTCGCGGGGTGACGTTCATCGCCGAGCTCGTCCCCAAGCACGCGATCGCGATGGTCGCAAACCTCGTGTACCACGAGCACTACCGCACGGTGCCGATGCAGTGCGAGGTCGTCGACGAGCTCGACGTGCGGCGCCTGCACATGCGCATCGAACTCGGGGGCCGCATTCATGCGCTGACGATCGAGGGCGATCGCGCGACCGTCGTGCCGCCGTCGGACTCGCGCGAGGCGTTCTTCAAGGAGCACGAGTGGGGCTTCGGCCGCGACGGTCGCGGTGGGCTGGTGGTCTATCGCGTGCACCATCCCATCTGGGCGGTGTATCCGACCGACCCCTCGCGGCTGTCGCTGGCGGTGGACTTCGCCGAGCTGTACGGCGAACCCTGGGGCTACCTCGACCAGGTGCCGCCGTGCCATGTGGCCTACGCGGTCGGCTCCGAGATCGCGGTCTATCCCCGGGATTCGTAG
- a CDS encoding aspartate-semialdehyde dehydrogenase: MRICVLGATGLVGRETIDLVARAWPEAELDLYASRDQTLEHGGRSWSVTGAPALERDDARRGDLALVALDDDHSARYVPRLLTLGYRVIDKSNTYRGDPQVPLVTAGVNGHRVDDGVKLVANPNCTTIPFALAMAPLLRRFGLQAATVSTYQAVSGAGIAPLDEFLAAAAAGYAAGDRFGRPFDASGYAGNTVPHNGKTDDSGFSAEERKLTFESRKILELPELSISAQCCRVAVAVGHTMNAWFTLGEPATLAELEAVLGDAKASPFVRLFPGSTGEGMSALSCVAHRDRALVGRLRADPRDASGRSFCVMVAGDNLRLGAATNAVRVASRWYPSRDPDLQDPR; encoded by the coding sequence ATGCGCATCTGTGTCCTCGGTGCGACCGGACTCGTCGGTCGCGAGACCATCGACCTCGTCGCACGTGCGTGGCCCGAGGCCGAGCTCGACCTCTACGCCAGCCGCGATCAGACCCTCGAGCACGGCGGCCGCAGCTGGTCCGTGACCGGCGCGCCTGCGCTCGAGCGCGACGACGCGCGCCGCGGCGACCTCGCGCTGGTGGCCCTCGACGACGATCACAGCGCGCGCTACGTGCCTCGGCTGCTGACGCTCGGCTACCGCGTCATCGACAAGAGCAACACCTACCGCGGTGATCCGCAGGTGCCGTTGGTCACCGCCGGCGTGAACGGGCATCGCGTCGACGACGGTGTGAAGCTGGTCGCGAACCCGAACTGCACGACCATCCCGTTCGCGCTCGCGATGGCGCCGCTGCTGCGCCGCTTCGGGCTGCAGGCCGCCACCGTCAGCACCTACCAGGCCGTGAGCGGCGCCGGCATTGCGCCGCTCGACGAGTTCCTCGCCGCCGCCGCCGCGGGCTACGCGGCCGGCGATCGCTTCGGCCGGCCGTTCGACGCCAGCGGCTACGCCGGCAACACCGTGCCGCACAACGGCAAGACCGACGACAGCGGCTTCTCGGCCGAGGAGCGCAAGCTGACCTTCGAGAGCCGCAAGATCCTCGAGCTGCCGGAGCTGTCGATCTCGGCGCAGTGCTGCCGCGTCGCGGTGGCAGTCGGCCACACGATGAACGCATGGTTCACGCTCGGCGAGCCGGCGACGCTGGCCGAGCTCGAGGCGGTGCTCGGCGACGCGAAGGCGAGCCCGTTCGTGCGGCTGTTCCCCGGCAGCACCGGCGAGGGCATGAGCGCGCTGTCGTGCGTGGCACACCGCGACCGTGCACTGGTGGGGCGGCTGCGCGCGGATCCACGCGACGCCAGCGGGCGGAGCTTCTGCGTCATGGTGGCGGGCGACAACCTGCGTCTGGGCGCCGCAACCAACGCGGTCCGCGTCGCGAGTCGCTGGTATCCGAGCCGCGACCCGGACCTGCAGGATCCTCGCTGA
- a CDS encoding tRNA-dihydrouridine synthase family protein encodes MTPPVETPQDATRFLALAPMDGITDATWRALATDLDDAPSGISLCVSEFVRVTAHAVPAAVLQREVPELARGGRTPRGVPVAVQLLGGAPEPMAATAARLAELGALAIDLNFGCPAKTVNNHDGGAALLRAPCRIEAVVDAVRRAVPMHVPVSAKIRLGWDSADGVESLARAAEAGGASWLTIHARTRAQLYAPPVDWVAIGRARAAVTMPVVANGDLCTTADLEACARASGCNAFMIGRGAMADPWLFRRARGDADPAGFDAGVDGVRLRALIDRYVVALLAAGTREGTALGRVKQWLRFAATNHAPGARAFERIKRCASLAEAAAVLDDELTDVRAAAVSRCSPARPAAGLRPATSTWSRTPSPA; translated from the coding sequence GTGACGCCGCCGGTCGAGACCCCGCAAGACGCGACGCGCTTCCTCGCGCTGGCGCCGATGGACGGCATCACCGACGCGACCTGGCGTGCGCTCGCCACCGATCTCGACGACGCGCCGTCCGGCATCAGCCTGTGCGTCAGCGAGTTCGTGCGCGTGACGGCGCACGCCGTGCCCGCGGCGGTGTTGCAGCGGGAGGTGCCCGAGCTCGCCCGTGGCGGTCGGACCCCGCGCGGCGTGCCGGTCGCGGTGCAGCTGCTGGGCGGCGCGCCCGAGCCGATGGCCGCGACCGCAGCGCGGCTGGCCGAGCTCGGCGCGTTGGCGATCGACCTCAACTTCGGCTGCCCTGCGAAGACGGTGAACAACCACGACGGCGGTGCGGCGCTGTTGCGGGCCCCGTGCCGGATCGAGGCGGTGGTCGACGCCGTGCGCAGGGCCGTACCCATGCACGTGCCCGTGAGCGCCAAGATCCGACTGGGCTGGGACTCGGCCGACGGCGTCGAATCGCTCGCGCGTGCGGCCGAGGCCGGTGGTGCCTCGTGGCTGACGATCCACGCACGCACGCGGGCGCAGCTGTACGCACCGCCAGTCGACTGGGTCGCGATCGGCCGTGCCCGCGCGGCCGTGACCATGCCGGTCGTCGCCAACGGCGATCTGTGCACGACGGCCGACCTCGAGGCGTGCGCACGCGCGAGCGGCTGCAACGCGTTCATGATCGGCCGCGGTGCGATGGCCGACCCGTGGCTGTTCCGGCGCGCCCGCGGCGACGCAGACCCGGCGGGCTTCGACGCCGGCGTCGACGGGGTGCGCCTGCGCGCGCTCATCGATCGCTACGTCGTCGCGCTACTCGCCGCCGGCACCCGCGAGGGCACGGCGCTCGGCCGCGTGAAGCAGTGGCTGCGTTTCGCCGCCACCAACCATGCCCCTGGCGCGCGTGCGTTCGAACGCATCAAGCGCTGTGCGAGCCTGGCGGAGGCCGCGGCCGTGCTCGACGACGAGCTCACGGACGTCCGCGCGGCGGCCGTCAGTCGCTGCAGCCCGGCGCGTCCAGCAGCAGGTCTTCGCCCTGCAACGTCCACGTGGTCGCGAACGCCTTCGCCTGCTTGA
- a CDS encoding CapA family protein: MLRTHGSGGWISNWWFLALALGCARTGTETAADPRASALPSAARADAAVAPAEVATAEVAAPAPAPTVAPTVAPTPARADQLELTFVGDVIFGRYRESGYDPIPEAGKPVFDEIGEKIAADVVFANLETPLVRELPTSSPIGARFRFGASLELAEHLRTAGFTVVSLANNHWYDQRLEGVEQTPKLVRELGLVPVGAAQMEPPVFRVESVEAKGWRLGFVAITTRTNAPVREGGPQLAYLPTDAIDEQVVPVVTQARADHDLVIVVVHWGEEYAEAPNYAQVKAAHALIDAGADLVIGSHPHVLQGVERYGKGLIAYSMGNFLFENTNEIPRLTGVLRVRARAQGSCLDRVVFHPAYVKRSPAPHPVPATGAMGHRVRDRVIKQAKAFATTWTLQGEDLLLDAPGCSD, encoded by the coding sequence GTGTTGCGGACCCATGGCTCGGGCGGGTGGATCTCGAACTGGTGGTTCTTGGCGCTGGCGCTTGGTTGCGCGCGCACCGGCACCGAGACCGCTGCAGATCCACGGGCGAGCGCGCTGCCGTCGGCCGCCCGCGCCGATGCAGCGGTCGCGCCCGCCGAGGTCGCCACGGCCGAGGTCGCCGCGCCGGCGCCGGCACCGACGGTCGCGCCCACGGTCGCACCGACGCCCGCGCGCGCCGACCAGCTCGAGCTCACGTTCGTCGGCGACGTGATCTTCGGACGCTACCGCGAGAGCGGCTACGACCCCATCCCCGAGGCCGGCAAGCCGGTGTTCGACGAGATCGGCGAGAAGATCGCGGCCGACGTCGTGTTCGCGAACCTCGAGACGCCGCTGGTGCGCGAGCTGCCGACCAGCAGCCCGATCGGTGCCCGCTTCCGCTTCGGTGCGTCGCTCGAGCTGGCCGAGCACCTGCGCACCGCCGGCTTCACGGTGGTGAGCCTGGCCAACAACCATTGGTACGATCAACGGCTCGAGGGCGTCGAGCAGACGCCGAAGCTGGTGCGCGAGCTCGGGCTCGTGCCGGTCGGTGCCGCACAGATGGAGCCGCCGGTGTTCCGCGTGGAGTCCGTCGAGGCCAAGGGCTGGCGACTGGGCTTCGTCGCGATCACGACGCGGACCAACGCGCCCGTACGCGAGGGGGGACCGCAGCTGGCCTACCTGCCGACCGATGCGATCGACGAGCAGGTGGTGCCGGTGGTGACGCAGGCGCGCGCCGACCACGACCTCGTCATCGTGGTCGTGCACTGGGGTGAGGAGTACGCGGAGGCGCCCAACTACGCGCAGGTCAAGGCTGCCCACGCGTTGATCGACGCCGGTGCCGACCTCGTGATCGGCTCGCACCCCCACGTGTTGCAGGGGGTCGAGCGCTACGGCAAGGGGCTCATCGCCTACTCGATGGGCAACTTCCTGTTCGAGAACACCAACGAGATTCCCCGCCTGACCGGCGTGCTGCGCGTGCGCGCGCGGGCGCAGGGGAGCTGCCTCGATCGCGTGGTCTTCCATCCCGCCTACGTGAAGCGGTCGCCGGCGCCGCATCCGGTGCCCGCGACCGGGGCCATGGGGCATCGCGTACGCGATCGCGTGATCAAGCAGGCGAAGGCGTTCGCGACCACGTGGACGTTGCAGGGCGAAGACCTGCTGCTGGACGCGCCGGGCTGCAGCGACTGA
- the motA gene encoding flagellar motor stator protein MotA encodes MLSFIGLVIVLGSVLAGYTMHHGNLAVLNQPHEFVIILGAAIGSLVVSTPMKVTKAMIGQIKGLLGARPGKKEYLELLTLQYELFQLAQRSGLLGWEEHINDPTKSSIFQKYPSVLKDHHALVFMTDTMKVVVSGSAEPHDLDNLMDVDMETVHNEEAKAPAALSSVADALPGLGIVAAVLGIVITMEKIDGPPSEVGMSVASALVGTFLGILLSYGVFSPLATAMGHRNAELGKFVECIKHGLLAHAKGVSPPIAVEFARRSITSLERPSFDELEKACRAAKG; translated from the coding sequence ATGCTCAGCTTCATCGGACTCGTCATCGTACTCGGCTCGGTCCTCGCCGGGTACACCATGCACCACGGCAATCTCGCGGTGCTGAACCAGCCGCACGAGTTCGTCATCATCCTCGGCGCGGCCATCGGCTCACTGGTCGTGAGCACGCCGATGAAGGTGACCAAGGCCATGATCGGTCAGATCAAGGGCCTGCTCGGCGCGCGGCCGGGCAAGAAGGAGTACCTCGAGCTGCTCACGCTGCAGTACGAGCTGTTCCAGCTCGCGCAGCGCTCGGGCCTGCTGGGTTGGGAAGAGCACATCAACGATCCCACGAAGAGCTCGATCTTCCAGAAGTACCCCTCGGTGCTGAAGGACCACCACGCGCTGGTGTTCATGACCGACACCATGAAGGTCGTGGTCAGCGGCTCGGCAGAGCCCCACGATCTCGACAACCTGATGGACGTCGACATGGAGACGGTGCACAACGAGGAGGCCAAGGCTCCCGCGGCGCTGTCGTCCGTCGCCGACGCGCTGCCCGGCCTCGGCATCGTGGCGGCGGTGCTCGGCATCGTCATCACGATGGAGAAGATCGATGGCCCGCCCAGCGAGGTCGGCATGAGCGTGGCGTCGGCGCTGGTCGGCACCTTCCTCGGCATCCTGCTCTCGTACGGCGTGTTCTCGCCGCTCGCGACCGCGATGGGCCACCGCAACGCCGAGCTGGGCAAGTTCGTCGAGTGCATCAAGCACGGCCTGCTGGCCCACGCCAAGGGCGTGTCGCCACCGATCGCCGTCGAGTTCGCGCGGCGCTCCATCACCTCGCTGGAGCGGCCTAGCTTCGACGAGCTCGAGAAGGCGTGCCGCGCCGCGAAGGGCTAG
- a CDS encoding OmpA family protein, with protein MADAEKRPIIIVKKKGHGGHGHHGGAWKVAFADFVTAMMALFMVLWLVAQSPQTKSAVGAYFRDPLGIESGGNTEINTGPNTGGAGFFGGGNTAVAVDTSFSAGNGAEQRPTKELPELSNARSRLTQALMALHMDSWARHVELTAVEDGLRIEIQDSDDLHLFAPGSTKIAADARPMLTTIAKEVGLLPNHVVIEGHTDASPASGRVDNWVLSTERANAARKFLLAAGVRDEQVVEVRGYAERRPRLWHKPEDARNRRISILVMINDQPGREGDEPESGHPLIQRLRALDLEAQGPSNELELEPDGKVALPP; from the coding sequence ATGGCCGACGCCGAAAAACGACCGATCATCATCGTCAAGAAGAAGGGCCATGGCGGGCACGGCCACCACGGCGGCGCATGGAAGGTCGCGTTCGCCGACTTCGTGACCGCCATGATGGCGCTCTTCATGGTGCTGTGGCTGGTCGCGCAGAGCCCCCAGACCAAGTCGGCGGTGGGCGCGTACTTCCGCGACCCGCTCGGCATCGAGAGCGGCGGCAACACCGAGATCAACACCGGTCCCAACACCGGTGGCGCGGGCTTCTTCGGCGGAGGCAACACCGCGGTCGCCGTCGACACCAGCTTCTCGGCCGGCAACGGTGCCGAGCAGCGCCCGACCAAGGAGCTGCCCGAGCTGTCCAACGCGCGCAGCCGCCTGACGCAGGCGTTGATGGCCCTGCACATGGACTCGTGGGCGCGGCACGTCGAGCTGACCGCGGTCGAAGACGGCCTACGCATCGAGATCCAGGACAGCGACGATCTCCACCTGTTCGCGCCCGGCTCGACCAAGATCGCCGCAGATGCGCGGCCGATGCTGACGACCATCGCCAAGGAGGTCGGGCTGCTGCCCAACCACGTGGTCATCGAGGGGCACACCGATGCCTCGCCGGCCAGCGGCCGGGTCGACAACTGGGTGCTGTCGACCGAGCGCGCCAACGCGGCGCGCAAATTCCTGCTCGCCGCGGGCGTCCGCGACGAGCAGGTGGTCGAGGTGCGCGGCTACGCCGAGCGTCGACCACGGCTGTGGCACAAGCCCGAGGATGCTCGCAACCGACGCATCTCGATCCTCGTGATGATCAACGACCAGCCCGGGCGAGAGGGCGACGAGCCCGAGTCGGGCCATCCGCTGATCCAGCGGCTGCGCGCGCTCGATCTGGAGGCCCAAGGGCCCAGCAACGAGCTCGAGCTCGAGCCCGACGGCAAGGTCGCGCTGCCCCCCTGA
- a CDS encoding histidine phosphatase family protein, with amino-acid sequence MIRELCIAASLLLGCARGAPPTTVPTSDAAATDAPAPVVLVFVRHAEKTGEDADAELSELGMARARCLADTLEPLAVTHVLATDKRRTQQTVAPLAERRGLAITTVPAGDHDGWVARLRGLPPASVAVVAGHSNTVPELIAALGGAAAPIDHAVYDRLLVLTLPAHGRATAATVRYCIAAGA; translated from the coding sequence GTGATTCGGGAGCTTTGCATCGCCGCGTCGTTGCTGCTCGGCTGCGCCCGCGGTGCGCCGCCCACCACCGTGCCGACGTCGGATGCGGCCGCGACCGATGCGCCCGCGCCGGTGGTGCTGGTGTTCGTGCGGCACGCGGAGAAGACCGGCGAGGATGCGGACGCGGAGCTGTCGGAGCTCGGCATGGCGCGGGCGCGGTGTCTTGCCGACACGCTCGAGCCGCTCGCGGTCACGCACGTGCTCGCGACCGACAAGCGTCGCACCCAGCAGACCGTGGCGCCCCTCGCCGAGCGCCGGGGGCTCGCGATCACCACGGTGCCGGCCGGCGATCATGATGGTTGGGTCGCGCGGCTACGTGGCCTGCCGCCCGCCAGCGTCGCGGTGGTCGCGGGCCACTCGAACACGGTGCCCGAGCTCATCGCAGCGCTCGGTGGCGCCGCGGCGCCGATCGATCACGCGGTCTACGATCGGCTGTTGGTGCTCACGCTGCCCGCCCACGGCCGGGCGACCGCAGCGACCGTCCGCTACTGCATCGCCGCGGGCGCCTGA
- a CDS encoding PQQ-dependent sugar dehydrogenase, which yields MASLHRSALVTTPLGVLLWTAIGCGDGGGGGTAADSSSSGGSTGTTASTTQTTTASTTDSTTTASTTASSTVADSSSSQGSESGSGSTTDTGVLPCPYEPVEGEPAVSLQLVANGFDRPVLAIGHPTEPDRLFVAEQGGTVRILEPGETSAPADTFLDIPVNCATTTTIGCEQGLLGFAFHPDFPTDPRVYVAYSPPGVNPPTRVSEFMLADDSHVDPDSQRVVIEAGQPFGNHNGGMIAFGPDGYLYFGTGDGGDGYDTAQTGMNPGVILAKILRIDVEPDGMPDNPVACIDAAGVNCPDLGPFDYTIPADNPFVDDGNFAPEVWAWGFRNPWRFSFDADNGDLWVGDVGQDEWEEIDIAVAGRHYGWSAMEGNHCENDPGCDASAGPNQPNDDEQYAPIFEYHHQPGCSIAGGAVYRSCEVPAWQGIYVYGDFCSRDVYGLRWDGTTPTDLGSLLDTGELVLGSGWNTYGDVFITTVAGVVYGPYTDGSVYRVAPAG from the coding sequence ATGGCGAGCTTGCACCGTAGCGCGTTGGTGACCACGCCCCTGGGCGTACTGCTGTGGACCGCGATCGGCTGTGGCGACGGCGGTGGCGGCGGCACCGCGGCCGACAGCAGCAGCTCGGGCGGTAGCACCGGCACGACCGCATCGACCACGCAGACCACCACCGCGAGCACCACCGACTCGACCACCACCGCGAGCACGACCGCATCGAGCACGGTGGCCGACTCGAGCAGCTCGCAGGGCAGCGAGAGCGGCTCGGGCTCGACCACCGATACCGGTGTCCTGCCGTGCCCGTACGAGCCCGTCGAGGGCGAGCCTGCGGTGTCGCTGCAGCTGGTGGCGAACGGCTTCGATCGGCCGGTGCTCGCGATCGGGCACCCGACCGAGCCCGATCGCCTCTTCGTCGCCGAGCAGGGCGGCACGGTGCGCATCCTCGAGCCCGGTGAGACCTCCGCGCCCGCCGACACCTTTCTCGACATCCCGGTCAACTGCGCCACCACGACCACGATCGGCTGCGAGCAGGGCCTGCTGGGCTTCGCGTTCCACCCCGACTTTCCGACCGACCCGCGGGTCTACGTGGCCTACTCGCCGCCGGGCGTGAATCCGCCGACGCGCGTCTCGGAGTTCATGCTCGCCGACGACAGTCACGTCGATCCCGACAGCCAGCGCGTGGTGATCGAGGCCGGCCAGCCGTTCGGCAATCACAACGGCGGCATGATCGCCTTCGGCCCGGACGGCTACCTCTACTTCGGCACCGGCGATGGCGGCGACGGCTACGACACCGCACAGACGGGCATGAACCCCGGCGTCATCCTGGCCAAGATCCTGCGCATCGACGTCGAACCCGACGGCATGCCCGACAACCCGGTGGCCTGCATCGACGCCGCGGGTGTCAACTGCCCCGACCTCGGGCCGTTCGACTACACGATCCCCGCCGACAACCCGTTCGTCGACGACGGGAACTTCGCGCCCGAGGTGTGGGCGTGGGGCTTCCGCAACCCGTGGCGCTTCTCGTTCGACGCCGACAACGGCGATCTGTGGGTCGGCGACGTCGGCCAAGACGAGTGGGAGGAGATCGACATCGCGGTCGCCGGTCGGCACTACGGCTGGAGCGCGATGGAGGGCAACCACTGCGAGAACGACCCCGGCTGCGACGCGTCGGCGGGGCCGAACCAGCCCAATGACGACGAGCAGTACGCGCCGATCTTCGAGTACCACCACCAGCCGGGCTGCTCGATCGCCGGCGGCGCGGTCTACCGCTCGTGCGAGGTGCCGGCGTGGCAGGGCATCTATGTCTACGGCGACTTCTGCAGCCGCGACGTCTACGGCCTGCGGTGGGACGGGACCACGCCGACCGATCTCGGCAGTCTGCTCGACACCGGCGAGCTGGTGCTGGGCTCGGGCTGGAACACGTACGGCGACGTGTTCATCACGACCGTGGCCGGCGTCGTGTACGGGCCGTACACCGACGGCAGCGTGTACCGCGTCGCTCCGGCGGGTTGA
- a CDS encoding PQQ-dependent sugar dehydrogenase produces the protein MTTTTADSSGGSDGSSSTGNETGDLPACPYTATAGDLSLVEVATGFDRPVLALGDPHQPDRLFVVEQGGDVRILEPGQTTAPEAVFLHVDVPNADDQFIGDERGLLGFAFHPNFPDDPRVYVAYTPAGMGNSPPQTVVEFMLDANDPNQVDPTTARTVIAVDEPAGNHNGGMIGFGPDGLLYIGLGDGGLADDAFNTGRNTGVLLSKLLRIDVEPDGTPDMVESCDSCMAVGPFDYTIPPDNPFVDDGNFAPEIYAWGFRNPWRFSWDLANGDLYVGDVGQDQFEEIDVVVAGGDYGWSDMEGYHCFNNGGCDDINTPNATNADDQITPIAEYQHGNGGAGFRCSVTGGGVYRACEVDDWQGTYVYGDYCSGELFALRWDGTSVDDMGMVFDFPNSENIIGSGTNAWGDVYITTVYVPAPNGPIEDGRIYRLAPAQ, from the coding sequence ATGACGACCACCACGGCCGACAGCAGCGGTGGCTCCGACGGTTCGTCGTCGACCGGCAACGAGACCGGCGATCTGCCGGCGTGTCCGTACACGGCGACCGCGGGTGACCTCTCGCTGGTCGAGGTCGCGACCGGGTTCGATCGTCCGGTGCTGGCGCTCGGCGATCCGCACCAGCCCGATCGACTGTTCGTGGTCGAGCAGGGCGGCGACGTGCGCATCCTCGAGCCCGGGCAGACCACCGCACCCGAGGCGGTGTTCCTCCACGTCGACGTGCCCAACGCCGACGATCAGTTCATCGGCGACGAGCGCGGGCTGCTGGGCTTCGCGTTCCATCCCAACTTCCCCGACGACCCCCGCGTGTACGTGGCCTACACGCCCGCCGGCATGGGCAACAGCCCGCCGCAGACCGTGGTCGAGTTCATGCTCGACGCCAACGATCCGAACCAAGTCGATCCGACCACCGCGCGCACGGTGATCGCGGTGGACGAGCCGGCGGGCAACCACAACGGCGGCATGATCGGCTTCGGGCCCGACGGCTTGCTGTACATCGGACTCGGCGATGGCGGCCTCGCCGACGACGCCTTCAACACCGGTCGCAACACCGGCGTGCTGCTCTCGAAGCTGTTGCGCATCGACGTCGAGCCCGATGGCACCCCTGACATGGTCGAGTCGTGCGACTCGTGCATGGCGGTCGGGCCGTTCGACTACACCATCCCGCCGGACAATCCATTCGTCGACGACGGCAACTTCGCGCCGGAGATCTACGCGTGGGGCTTCCGCAATCCGTGGCGCTTCTCGTGGGACCTCGCCAACGGCGATCTCTACGTTGGCGACGTCGGCCAGGATCAGTTCGAGGAGATCGATGTCGTGGTCGCCGGTGGCGACTACGGCTGGAGCGACATGGAGGGCTACCACTGCTTCAACAACGGTGGCTGCGACGACATCAACACGCCCAACGCGACCAATGCCGACGACCAGATCACGCCCATCGCCGAGTACCAGCACGGCAACGGCGGCGCCGGCTTCCGTTGCTCGGTGACGGGCGGCGGGGTCTATCGCGCCTGCGAGGTCGATGACTGGCAGGGCACCTACGTCTACGGCGACTACTGCTCGGGCGAGCTGTTCGCGCTGCGCTGGGACGGCACCAGCGTCGACGACATGGGCATGGTCTTCGACTTCCCCAACTCCGAGAACATCATCGGCAGCGGCACCAACGCATGGGGCGACGTGTACATCACGACCGTCTACGTGCCGGCGCCCAACGGCCCCATCGAGGACGGTCGCATCTACCGCCTCGCGCCGGCGCAGTGA